The sequence below is a genomic window from Thermus thermamylovorans.
GGGTCCGGGGTCAGAGGTCGGGGAGCCTCGAGGCTGCCTCCTTGAGCCGCTCCCGGGAGGCGTGCAGGTAGATCTGGGTGGTGGCGATGGACTCGTGGCCCAAGAGGTCCTTCACCGCGTCCAGCTCCACGCCGCTTTCCACCAGGGAGGTGGCGTAGGCGTGGCGCAGCTTGTGGGGGGTGAGGCGGCGGGGGTCCAGGCCGGCCCGTAGGGCGGCCTCGCGGAACCGGGCTTCCACGTAGCGGGCGGAAGGCACCCGCCCCTTCCGCTTCCCCTGGGAGAAGGTGAAGATCGGCACATGGCCTTGGGGTAGCCCCAGCTCCTTCAGCGCCTCCCGGGCGGTCCGGGAAAGGGGCACCAGGCGCTCCTTGTTGCCCTTGCCCACCACCCGCACCGCCGCGGGCGAGCCCTTCTCCAAGACCACGTTGCGGCCCTTCAGGGAAAGGGCTTCGGAGATGCGCAAGCCCGTTCCGTAGAGAAAGCGGGCCAGGGCGGTGAGGAGCTTGGCCTCCTTTTCCTCCCGG
It includes:
- a CDS encoding tyrosine-type recombinase/integrase; amino-acid sequence: MRADHPSPAIWKTIGIKRPDKALVDLAPYAEYLLLERGYSPRGIRRYLQDLAFWFRSLEAQSIPPGPEAVRALLLQERWAARRVQGFLAALRSYYRYLAQVRGEPVEDPTEGIGRPKAGRRLPLHPSPEELRRFLEAFREEKEAKLLTALARFLYGTGLRISEALSLKGRNVVLEKGSPAAVRVVGKGNKERLVPLSRTAREALKELGLPQGHVPIFTFSQGKRKGRVPSARYVEARFREAALRAGLDPRRLTPHKLRHAYATSLVESGVELDAVKDLLGHESIATTQIYLHASRERLKEAASRLPDL